Below is a window of Bactrocera tryoni isolate S06 unplaced genomic scaffold, CSIRO_BtryS06_freeze2 scaffold_7, whole genome shotgun sequence DNA.
ttgcaagttgcgagagtatgaaatgCTCGGCTgcagcccttccttacttgtgttTATATTATCCTTTGTGTGTGGGAATGACTAGAGTAAAATACCGCTATTTCGGTTTTCAGATCCACTAGATGAAATCAAGTCATTGCAATTCAACTTCAGATTAATCCACcttttttttggtattacgATTTTCTACTATTATCATTAACTTGATTAGTGTTGTTGCTTGATGTTgtcaactttaaaaattacgatgtgataaattaataaacaaacgaaaaattttaaaagaaaaatcaaatcaatttaatttaataatcaatttcccaaagaaagaaaattattaaattgacttTAGTTTTGATTTCAGTTTCATTGCCAATAAAAAGGCTCTTAaacaataggggtattctcttgctcttgcaaaacccttgcacggtgcaagaattgcatatatttcctcttggtgcaccggcacaacaacaaatacacgcagaaaattatttgcaatggctgtaaaataggTCAGatcaaaacctatgtatatttgcatccaatgtcacgtaaaaatataattgcaaccctgttttagctgtcattttacataaagacatattacgtcgttaaattgtagaggaaggtaagttttaaatagattttaaaatttctattaaattctacagaatttttacagttttatacAAACATGAATACCGAAGTTGCGCCCCCAGCGAAGAGGAAAAGGCAGCAGCCAAACAAGAAGTGGAAGGAGAGTGAGGTGCACTCTATAATAGTTTTTAATGGAAGAGGCGGAATTTGAGGTAAGTTTATAcgtcttttttttaatgttttatttaattcgGGTTTCTATTATTTCAGGCTCCAACTGCGCAGTTGTTTTATAAACGATTTTTACATAAATCGCAGTTGGATGTTTCATGGGATCTGGTGCGGTGGAAGGTCCGACATTTGAAGGCGCAGTACCGTAAAGCCAATGACTGACTCGCGTCAACGGGTGCAGGACTACAAAATGAAGCTTACGGCAGAACCATCGAAGGTTAGTATTatacagatattttaaatttattgtaaataaaatatttttttaccaatttcagcaaaaattgctaaaatgtGTCCATTCTACGACCAGCTGAGGGAAATATTTGGAAAGCGGTTGCCGGCCATGCAAACGTGACTGGTTGAAAGCAACCTTCCTTCGCCTCAGGTATGTCCAGTTAGTCCTGCACCAGAATTCGAAATAGAATTCTTATCAACAACATGGTATCAACATACCAACAGTCAATTCGGCCTCCGAAATCATCTGTTGGACAATTGGCGGCTATCTAAGCAGAAAAAATTGCTATGGAAGCGAAAAAACTGGAGTTTGATAAATATAAATTCGGGGAGGAAAAGAAAATTCAAGAAAGAAAGTTGGATATTGAgtcaaaaaattagaaatagagttgaaaaaaatagaaactgaGGAAAAATGCAAGATGTtagaattacaaatgaaaaaaagagtGGCTATGTacgaaattgaaaaacaaaatgaaaataaaaacagttaaaTATACTAAttaacatttgtatttatttatgattattcATGGCAGTTAGATTATTTCTTTAGGTTTCGTAAGTATGAACTTATATGAATAGTTATATCAAAAATAGAGTTGGTATGCCTAATACCAGTatgtataacatacatatattactaatTAACGTTTTACTGATCACCAAACATTATTGTGTACAAAGATATGCGCTTGGCTTCTGCCTCAGTTATTCGCAGGCCATTTTCATGTGAAGGAAATTCATCTGATTCTTCGTCGTTATCGACAACTATATTGTCTACGTATTCAATATCATTAGAAGTAGCTCGGAAAATGTTATGCAATATACAGCAAACAATAATCCAGTTGGAACATAGAATATGACTTTGTTCGTCCTGAATACGTATTCTTAATTCTTTGAGGCTGCCAAAGCGTTCTTTTAGAATCCCAAAGCAATGTTCAATCCTCACGCGATATCTGCTTTGACGCAAGTTGAATGCTTTACGCTTTGAATAGTCCATTTGTTGTGAATTTGTTCGAAATGGCGTGATAAGAGTGGTCAGCAATGGATAAGCAGAATCTCCTGCTAACCATTGAGAAGAAGAGAAAAGTGAGCCTTCCTGAGTGGAGAGAGTACTAGTACGAAACATGCGAGCATCGTGTACACTACCAAAGTGTCCCGCTACTACATGCCGAATCCTTAACTGGTAATCGCATACAACTTGTGCCTTTATGGAATAGATTTGAAAAATAAGCCAAATGATTAACAACTGGTGCTTCTGCAAGTTTCAATTCTGTACCATCAATATACCCTATACAATGCGGTAGCTCATTGTACGTTGTTTTAACGATATCTTGTCTTTCATTGGTATCAGGCCAAGTGATATATCTAGATTTTAACTCCAAATTTGACGAAAATACTCTTTTTTTAATCTTGTAAAGCGTTTCACCATCTCCTACACCAAACATTGTAGCTACTTTCCGAATCGCCGCACTTTCACCCGATGAACCCAAACGATATAAGGTTATAGCTAACTGTAGTTCTCCTGAAAATTGCCTAATGGATTGAGCATTGTTAAACTGTGCACTATCTTTGATCAAGGACAATAGCGACGCAAATTGATCTCTAAAGACTCGGAGCATTTGTTGGTAACGTCCTTCGTCTAAATAGTCAAAAACATTAGTCCTCCATTCCAAACACTTAGGCACATTTTGATAATTTCCGCGATGGTTCGATAAGATAATTGTAAGACTTTCATTCAATTCATCCATAGTTTTCCAATAGCTATTGTCGTctaaaaagttcaaatttttgtttttttaaagctttaaaaagtgaaataaacaaTTACCATCCAGATGTAGTAATATATTAGAAGCAGCTTCTTCAATGAACAAGTTTATGTTTCTCAGAAGTTTGtggcatttttaaaaaatagattCGTTAATCTTTcgcaatttgttttgttttgttattttttacacaatatTCGTTAAACGAGTCATGCACAATAGAGATTCACAAAAGTTttgcataatagtcattcacaataaattgaccgaatcagccgttcatatatcactagattcggCAATGGGTGCTTagtgctcttgtatatttcggtatagtatttttgcaatctgcaatcttgcaagagcaagagaatacccctaatgttTATTGCAGATTGATAAGTTATgaggtataatttttttttatatgagctGAAAAAACTTTACCACAAActctgcatttttttgtttagttgttATCAATAATGCTTTTTGAAAGAGTTTAACTATGGACTGAAGCAACCTACGTGTTGTTACAACACctgcttttaaatattataaacaccATAATTGTGAACTGTGGATGAAACATAAAGGATTGATAAGGAGGAAAAcgcttcaaaaatttaattttactgaaTAAGTATATTCCTAGGAGTAATAGATTGTATCGATTCTTTATGCTGGAAGCAATTCCCACGAacctttaattatattttaatgtctAATTGTAGCTTGTCTCAtccaattaataaattttactccacgagttcaacaaatttttaatttttcttagtttgaaaatataaagaaaataatctataataaataaataataataatgtgtaAAATGTAATGTAATAAATTCATTCGGGCCTATTACGGTTGTCGTTTTAATTGTCTACAAAAACACTATAAACCGTCGTTCCGTTCCTAAATTCGTATTCTTCAAGTATATCGTAAAGTCAAAGAAAAGTTACCGATATTTTaagcagaaattaaaaaagtgcgATAACGCCCAATATCGTTATTGTATTAAGTTGTTATTGGTTGTTTTCCAgaaaataattgattaattCTGTGAATTTAAGTATAATACTACAATTACGCAGTTTAATTGATGGAACCAGCAAACATATGCTAATGTAATTATATTAATCCGCGGGTGCTCTTTGAGAAAATCCTTTAGCTATGTTTGGGTGCAACTTCATAATATCCACCAGTACTTCAAATTGAGTTTTGTTGGtatgtttttgtttcttctctctaaattacacatttaaaacataatttaatgcgTTAGTTAGCGACGCTGAAGATAGCCTAAGTAAATTTCACACTTAACTTAAACAAACAATCAAATTCCCGCATTATAAACACAACAGACAGAATTCCATAACGAAAAACTGATAAGCATAACAAAACTACCTTTGTTCTAGCAAGATAACAGGGCCCGAATCGCGGCATTCGAGATCAAGAGAGCTATTGTATCgaaacaaatttcgtgacgttTCGAGTAGCCGGATCGCCGCACTCGATACGAAGCGAATCTAAATTAGCTCACTGTAACAGACCTGGCCTCTCTACAAAAAGCATTTACGAAGTGTCAAATTgtgaaatcaaaacaaaagaaatcaaaacaaagaaagttgttgaagccgtgctatatttttttataaaggtgAAATACTATTGttaggctatgttcgtaaatgcatcatgacgcgcatcatgacgattgcataacaaacagaacgttcagaaatgcaatattgcaacactgcaataatcaagcgttcaaaaaagcaacacttctatcaactgtcatacataatttctatcaaaaaattgtttactgcatttaactacgatgtctgacgaaaagtaagtgcaaaactgttttattttaatttttgtattgaaatttagttaaattatgttaataataattgtataaattattatttttaaatttttagtgaaaatctcagtaatgcggagacGTAGTTATTGCTGAGAGTACGGTTAAATATGGAGGACGAATTCAAATCCGGtagaaagaagaaaaatgtattgttttgagcgaaattaaaaatgtaaatccaCATATAAGACTGGACAGCACCACAGCGCAAGGAAAATTCTTAAATCTCTTGGTAACGTACAAGCGcattaagaaaagaaataattcttCCGGTAGAGAAGCTACATCCTGGAGGTATTTTGAGGACTTCGACGAAGTTTATGGTACAAGGCACTCAATTACTCCTCCAATAGCAAATTTGCAAGCCTCTTTGGATTTGGTACCTTCAACGTCGCCCACATCTTCAAGTGAAGTAAATGAGTCGCCAGATTCTCCACCGACTAGCAGTCAGAGAGCCACTCGTCCTCGAGCGACGTCTAAGAAAgacattttaaagtttttcgaaGCAGAGGCGGTTAAAGAAGAAGCTCGACATAACGAGGTCATGGCTATGGAGAGGGAAAAGCTGTCTCtagaaaaagaaagaataaaTGCTCTACTAGACATGAAATCGGTGCTGGcagattatttaaaaaaatagtgttaATATGAATAGATAAGTATTTGGCCTGTGGTAGAGAACTGAAATgtacctttttattttttatatctgtaagaagttcaacttatttttttattgcaactaggtttagttaaataaatgttttttcttctaGAAAATGTCCTCGGGAAAcgactttattgttttaataaatgatttgtttttaggtatttttctttttaaagacaaacatttgtacctacaaatttttctttttgacttcaatagccttctttttcttaaatttaaagaaaatctatcatatctttgctcacaaatttcgtctagtattagattcagcaaaatttccattttagtattatacgcgttcaaaaatgcaaacaaatgtatctgcaaattgtcaaaaattgtataagaagtatcaaacgtcaaacttgcagtgttgcaactgttgcttatgctgcaagtcatgatgcatttacgaacatagcctttTTCTCAAAAGTGATGcatccaataatttttttatattcgtctTCGGAATCTGAGGAAGAAAACGTGCAGCAAGTCATAAGGAACCGAATGCGAGACAAAAGCAATCCCTTGGCATTGCCGGCGGCAGCGTAAGGAATAAGAATTGtgtacaaattaatttcaattgccTACATGTTTATATTTACAGCTTCAGGAAACGGTTCAGACTCTCTAAAAGTGCATTTAACTACGTATTGGCTGAACTCAAATTTGAAAGGCATTTGTCAACCGCAGTGGCACCAATGATTCAACTGGGAGCGACTTTGTCCCTTTTGGCCAGTGGTGGCTACTAGCACTTGGtgggaaatgaatttttgatagGAATATGTCAAAGCactatttgcaaaataataaaaaatgtaatcagCGAAATGGAAACAAAGTTGCGCccccaatttattaaattcgtgCCCGACAATCTTTCGGAATGCACGAAATCGtttgttgaaaaatacaaaattcctGGAGGTAAGATTAGCGCTTTTATTTTGGGTAAAATGAAGCGCTTTTAAAGCTGAAGcatacttaacatatttaaaattatgtttatgcATGCAGTTATTGGAGTATTGATGGCACGCACTGTGGGCTGCAAAAACCAACAGTAAATGAGCACATGTTCTTCAACAGGAAAGGATACCATAGCCTCAACTCAATGACAGTAGGTtgcatataaaatgtatgcacatacacatacgtatacttataaactttaatttaattacagaTATGTGACCATGAATACCGCATTTTGGCCATTGACTCAAAGTATGGTCTAGCCGCACACGATTCCTTTGTGTGGAAGCATTCGGCACAACGAAAGTTTTTGGAGGAGCAATTTAACcaaaataacttcaaaaatgtttgGCTTTTAGgtaatataactttttattgtactgttatgcatatatgtacctaaatttaaaatacattttttgtaaatcaaTAGGAGATTCGGGTTATCCCTTGGAGCCGTGGTGT
It encodes the following:
- the LOC120781644 gene encoding putative nuclease HARBI1, with the protein product MFFNRKGYHSLNSMTICDHEYRILAIDSKYGLAAHDSFVWKHSAQRKFLEEQFNQNNFKNVWLLGDSGYPLEPWCLTPFRNHEEGSTQARFNEAHSKAVWLKEPLVS